One window from the genome of Ananas comosus cultivar F153 linkage group 13, ASM154086v1, whole genome shotgun sequence encodes:
- the LOC109719291 gene encoding uncharacterized protein LOC109719291 — protein MEGIVHRTVEINGIAMHVAEKGGNDAAAAAAVLLLHGFPELWYSWRHQIVGLAARGYRAVAPDLRGYGCSAAPPSISSYSVFHAVGDLLGLLDALGLPQVFVVGHGWGALVAWNMCMFRPERVKALVNMSVAFSPRDPAVNPVQHFRNLYGDSYYICRFQEPGKAEAEFAAIGTRNILKRLFMTPKPSSLSEEGFGSTDNEISLPSWLSEDDFDYYASKFEETGFTGGLNYYRCLNLNWELTAPWTGAKIQVPTKFIVGDLDPTYHYPGIQDYLHNGGFKSDVPSLEEVVVLEGVGHFIQQERAQQVTDHIHNFIQKFLS, from the exons ATGGAAGGGATCGTTCATCGGACGGTCGAGATCAACGGCATCGCCATGCACGTCGCCGAGAAGGGCGGCAacgatgcggcggcggcggcggcagtgctGCTCCTGCATGGCTTTCCGGAGCTCTGGTACTCGTGGCGGCACCAGATCGTCGGCCTCGCCGCCCGCGGGTATCGGGCCGTCGCCCCCGACCTCCGTGGATACGGCTGCTCCGCCGCTCCGCCCTCGATCAGCTCCTACTCGGTCTTCCACGCGGTCGGCGACCTCCTCGGCCTCCTCGACGCCCTCGGCCTTCCCCAG GTGTTTGTGGTGGGCCATGGATGGGGAGCTTTGGTTGCGTGGAACATGTGCATGTTTAGGCCGGAGAGGGTGAAGGCGTTGGTGAACATGAGCGTGGCGTTTAGTCCACGGGACCCCGCCGTGAACCCGGTCCAGCATTTCAGAAACCTGTACGGAGATAGCTACTACATCTGCCGATTCCag GAACCTGGAAAAGCTGAAGCCGAATTCGCGGCCATCGGCACCAGGAACATCCTCAAGAGGCTGTTCATGACTCCCAAGCCTTCTTCTCTATCCGAAGAAGGGTTCGGTTCGACCGATAACGAGATTTCGTTACCTTCTTGGCTCTCAGAAGACGACTTCGACTACTACGCGAGCAAGTTCGAGGAGACCGGCTTTACGGGGGGTTTGAACTACTATCGCTGCTTGAACCT GAACTGGGAACTCACAGCCCCATGGACTGGGGCAAAAATACAAGTGCCAACCAAGTTCATTGTTGGAGACCTTGATCCAACATACCACTACCCAGGCATACAAGATTACCTACACAATGGTGGGTTCAAAAGTGATGTTCCCTCACTTGAGGAAGTAGTTGTTCTGGAGGGAGTTGGGCACTTCATCCAGCAGGAGAGGGCACAACAAGTTACTGATCATATCCATAACTTCATCCAGAAGTTCCTGAGCTAA